Below is a genomic region from Deltaproteobacteria bacterium RBG_16_64_85.
CCATTTCGGCGCCGTAGAAAACTCCCTCGTCATACGGTTCGAGCAGAGTCACGTTCGCCCCGCTCGTGACCTCATTCAGGCCCAGAGCGGCCAGGATCTCGTCCAATGGCTTCTCCACGTAGGCCATCGCGCGGGGAGACCGCACCATCGGTGCATAGCGCGCCGCTGCAGAAAATCCCGTCAGGGCATACGGCACCTTCCTCTTGAAGCAAACCGCCGCCAGATCCGCTTCCAGGTCGGCAGCCGGTTTGAGCGAGTAGCAATCCCGAACCCTGTTCTTCCGGAAAGAGTAGTTCTCGGACCATTCCATGAGCAGCTTCACCGGCTCCACGAGCTCCAGCCCGTCTTCCGTTTTCCGGACCCACTCCCGGTCCTCCAGGAGCTTTTTCACGTTGGACGCCAGTCCCAGGCTGACCCCGGCTTCCTTTGCCAGCTCCTTGACCTTCCATGCCTCGCCGGGATTTGCAAGGAGGACCCGAATGACCCGCGAAGATTTGGACGAGTAAAGCGAACGAAGGTCACGCTTTTTCGCGAACAGGTTGGGCCGGCCTTCCCGCTCGACAAACGAATTGTCGAAGACCAGCCGGCAATTCCCGGACAGATCCAGGTAGTTCGTGCCATCCTGCCCGCAAAGCTCCGCGGATGCCGGAGAGATATACGGCGCGATGAAGACCGGAACGACATCGGGTCGGCCCACCCGGATCCGCAAGAGCTGGTTTACCGCTTCTCGCGCAGCGCGTGGCTGGCCCACCGTTCTGACCTCGGCGACGAAATACCGGGTGCCCGCCGGTGTGTTGACCGTCGTCACCAGATCCGCCTGGTAACCGCCGATGCCGCTATCTTTCTCGATGTTTTGGATCTTCGCGAAGGGAATCCCCTCGAGCGCGGATCGCAACGCCTCTTCCGCCATTCCCTCAAGATCCTTCATGGAAATTTTCATTTTATTCTCCCATTTCAACACTTGCTGAATAATTAACTTATATTGAAAATACAAGAATCTAATTCATTTTTCAACTTACTTTCAGCATTTGTCGAAATATAGAATTATAGTGAAACAAACAGGAAGAGAAAAACCCCCACCCCAGGCCCAAATGATTTCATACTCCGATGGGCAGATCGGCAGTTGGTCCCTAACCGGCCTTCTCAACCTTGATGGATGCGCCTGGTGTAACCGATCCGAGCTGCTTCACATCGCCCTTGGCCTTGCCCCAGATATTGGTCCGGGCTGCGAGGCGGATTTCCTCGCCGCGGGATGCGGGCGTGCGACCGAAACCGATCGCGATGGAATCGCCTTCCACCCAGAAAGCAAGCTCGCCGGGCAAAACGACATCCCGGGCGTCGGACTCCAATTCCACTTTGACCGGAGTGGAGAAATACACTTCCTCGCCCCAGGTATTCGCCCTGGAAGTGAACGGCAGGGCGTTCCAGATCGCCTCGGCCGTGGGCGTCTCGAGGAGTTCGGCCTCGAGCACCACGGGACCGATGGTCATCTTGATTTGTCGCATAAATACCGCCTTTTGGTTCCTTCACACCCCCGGCGCGGTCCTGCAGAAGGCGGCCAGGAGCCGCCACGTGTGGTCGAAGTCGGAAAGAAGGCAGGTGCCAAACCCGATCTCGTCCATGTGCGCGTCGAGCATCAGCTTGAAGCCGCCGGATCCACGCCGCACGGCGATCAGAGGGTCCGTGCGAGCCGGTTCCGTGAAAATTCTCCCGGGATCGCCGTCCCGCATTCCGGGCATCTGTTTCCCCTTATCTTGCATGTCTTGATCTCGAAGATATGCCTTTCGATCAACAACTCCCCGCACGCGTGGCAACAGGTATTCTCCCCCGGGTGTCCGGGCACGTTGCCAAGATACACATACCAGAGACCCTCATCCTTTCCCATGACCCTCGCTTTTTCCAGGAGGGAGATCGGCGTGGGCGGAAGATTTCTCAGTTCGTGATTGGGATGGAACCTCGTAACGTGCCACGGCGTGCCGGGACCCAGGGTGTTCCTGATCCAGGATGCGATGGCTCGAAGTTCCGCCTTGTCATCGTTTACCCCCGGAGTGATGTTGGTGACGACCTCCACGTGCATCCCGCACTCCTTCGCCTTCCTCGCCGTCTCGAGGATGCCCCGGAACTTCCCGATGTGGCCCATCCGTTCATACGTGTTCTCGGAGAACCCTTTGATATCGACCCGGTACACGTCGAGGAACGGGGCGATCATGCCGAGCGCTTCTTCCGTCATGAAGCCGTTCGTGACGTAATTCGTCCGGAGTCCGCCGGACTTGGCGAGACGGGCGCTGTCGAAGGTATATTCGAACCAGACCGTCGGCTCATTGAAGGTCCACGAGATGCCGAGGCATCCCGCGCTCCTGGCCTTGGAAACCGCCTCCTCCGGAGCCACATACTCCGTCCCCGGAGGCCCTTCCGACCAGTGGGCGATCTCCCAGTTCTGGCAGCCTGGGCAACGGAAATTGCACCCCACGCTGCCCAGGGAAAGCCACCGCGACCCGGGATGGAAGTGGAAAACGGGCTTCTTCTCGATGGGGTTGATGGAGACGGAGGATACCTCTCCGTAGATCTCGCTGTAGAGCCTTCCCCCTTCGTTCACTCTGGTGCGGCACCAGCCCCATCCGGACTCCGGGATGACGCACCTCCTCCGGCAGGTACCGCACTCGACCGTTCCGCCGGCGAGCCTGGTGTAGAGATAGGACTCCTTCCTCACGCGGTCCATCCTATCAGATCGGGAAACCCGATATCGCCTGGCATACGGCGGCGCTATAGGGGAGATGGGATGTACGACCCGATCGAAATGGCCGGGGCCGCCCGGGAAGCCGTCTGCCGGGGCGCACGGCGGCAAGGACGGAACGCCGATCCCCGTCGACAGGAAGGGGTACGACCGCACCATCGACGTCATGAAAAAGGCGATCGGGAGCACAAAAGTGGGGAATCCGGCCGGCCTGGAGGCGATCCGGCGCCTCGCCCGGTTCTACGATATCCGATCCGCGCGCCTCGCGACAACGGTCAGCGCTTCCTCCGGCGGAGGACCGCATCCGGCAGGGCGCTCCGGATCTCCTCGCGCACGCGCCTGGCGACCGCCACCGCACGCCGCGCCTCGGCCATGGGGACCTCCCCCCAACCGGGATACCGGGCTCCGGTGGCATATTCGGTGAGCCTTCCCTGTTCCTCGTGGGTGAGGTTGGGACGGTGCCGTGCCGGCACCAGGGCGACAAGCCTCTCCAGGTCGTGGGTTTTCGGAAAATCGATCCCCTTGAAAACGAGGAAGGCCTTCAGATATTTCTCGACGCATTGCTGGGCGTGGAAGCATACCGTGTCGGTAGGACAATCCGCTCCCAGCTTCAGGGTGTGAACGGCTGTCCTGAGATCGTTGTCGGCCTTGATCGTCCACTCGCCGACAACCGAAAGGACACGCTCACGGTCGGGCATAAACGACCTTCCCTTCGGTCGCCGCGGGCCTCTCGATCGTGCCGGGAACTTCCTTTCTCCAGGCGAACTCTTCCGGGGTAGTGACGATGACGTCTTTCGGGATGCCGAACTCCCGAAGAACCAGGCGGATTTCAAGCTGCTTCTCGCGCTTCGACCCGGAGACGGGCATCACGACCAGCAGGTCAACGTCGCTGTCCTTGCCGGCGGTTCCCTTCGCGTGGGAACCGAACAGGATGATCCGTTCGGGATCGAAGCGTTCGACGATCCGCCGGACCATCCGACGGATCGTCTTTTGAGCCTCCCTCTCAGTCACAACGGCGCCTCGCTCCGAGCCTCCATGCCGCTATCTTACCCGGCCCCGGCGTTGAAACCAAGCACACGTGAAGACCCCGACCGGGTTCACGCTCCGAACCGGTCCTCTTTCCCCTCATTCCTCGCCCTGCTCAGGAACCTTCAATGAGGTCAGTGTCTCACTCATGTTGACACGGAGGGGAGCCAAGCAATCCCCTTTTTCCTGGCCGCTCCTCCCATAGTTTGCAGTCGCCTCACGGCAGCGCACCAGCGTGGATCACTTCACCGGTACGAGTGTAGTGCATGATATCCGCCCACCGCTTGGCGCCTCCATCGCCCAGCGCAAGGTATGGGTAATCGGGACTCACGGACCCGAGCCCGCAGAACTTGGAGTATTGGAGATGTAATGGCGAACCGTGGTTTCGATAGTACAGGTTTGCCGGGGGGAACGCCACTTCGTAAAATCGGTGGCGCGGAAAACAGGCGTGCGCGCGGGCCTTTCCCCTCTCCTGCTCCGGCCGGTAAAATGATCGCTGGACCCCGGACATGCGGATTCGGGTGGCCAAAAACATCGGGAGATGGCCATGGGCAGAACCGGCGTCGCCACGCTGCCGCTCCACTACGGAAAGGCCCCCCGGTGGCTTTTTGCGCGGATGGCCGCCCTGTCGCGGGAAATCGTCCTCGCCATAGCGAGGGAGTTCGGCCCGAGGGAGTTCCTTGCCCGGATCTCCGACCCGTACTGGTTCCAGGCGCTGGGGTGCGTCCTGGGATTCGACTGGCATTCCAGCGGCGTGACCACGACGGTCACAGGGGCGCTCAAGGAGGGTCTGCGCGGGCTCGAGGGGGAGCTTGGCCTCTTCATGGCCGGGGGAAAGGGCGCCGCATCCCGGAAGACGCCGGCGCAGATCGAGGAATTCTCCGACCTGTCGGGAGTCGATCCGGCGCCTCTCGTCTACGCCAGCCGGATGTCCGCGAAAGTCGACAATGCCGCCGTGCAGGACGGGATCCAGCTCTATCACCACGTCTTCGCCTTCACGAAATCGGGACGGAGGGAACCCGGATGGATACCTGTCCATCTAATGGGCGAGAATCCGATGGCATGCATTTGATGAGGAGGTAAATATCATGTTGAATTTCAACTCCATTTTGCTCTTTTCGGAGAATCCCAAGAAACTCAAGGAGTTTTACAGGAAGATATTCCGGAAAAAACCCGACTGGTCGGAGGGTGGTTTCTACGGATTCATGGCCGGCAAGGGATTCATCACGATCGGCCCGCATGACAAAGTGCGAGGGAAGAGCAGGAACCCCGAAAGGATAATGTTCAATCTCGAGACGAAGGACGTGAAGAGGGAATTCGTAAGAATCAAAAAGATCGGGGCTGCGGTTATCGCGGAGCCTTATAACCCGATGGAGGTCTCGGAAATGATGATCGCGACCTTCGCCGATCCGGACAATAATTATTTCCAGCTCGTGACGCCCTGGGAGAATGAGTGACGGCTACCCCCTTCAAACCGAGAAACCGGTAGTCCCTAACCGACCTTCTCGACCTTGACGGATGCGCCTGGTGTAAACGATCCGAGCTGCTTCACATCGCCCTTGGCCTTGCCCCAGATATTGGTTCGGGCCGCGAGGCGGATTTCATCGCCGCGGGATACGGGCGTGCGCCCGAAACCGATCGCGATGGAATCACCTTCCACCCAGAAAGCAAGCTCGCCGGGCACAACGACATCCCGGGCGTCGGCCTCCAATTCCACTTTCACCGGAGTGGAGAAATAAACTTCCTCGCCCCAGGTATTCGCCCGGGAGATGAACGGCAGGGAGTTCCAGATCGCCTCGGCCGTGGGCGTCTCGAGGAGTTCGGCCTCGAGCACCACGGAACCGATGGTCATTTTGATCTGTCGCATGGAATCCCCCCTATTTCTTCGGAGTCGTGATGGATAGGATAGGATGGGCTGGGGCTGATCCCTTAATTTATAGTTTTTATTTCCAGTGTGGCCGCCAGGTGCAGTCGAAGTCGGAAAGGAGGCAGGTGCTGAAGAGGGAATGGTTGTAACGGGAAGATGACGTTGCCGTCGACCCAAGAAAAAGACTTATTTTATCGAAAGCAAACTTTCCACAGAGATGTCTTCATCCACGCTTTCCCAATGGATACCGACTCCCCCGCCAATGAGACGCCAATCTTTTCTTTGCTTCGCCGTAGCCTTTTGAAGACGCGGGAACCACGCAAGGGGAACGGAAACTTCGCGGCCGTCCGCCAAGACAACCCGGAGCATATCGGTCGTGAAGGACACGTTGACGACCAGCGGATCAATCTTTACGGCCAAAGTGCCCATGCCGTTTTTCCTCGAACAACGATTTGTTCTTTTCGATGATACGCTGGATTTCGACGATTTCACAGTTTCGAAAACTGTATGGAATCCCATCTTGTGGGGATCACTTGCACGGAGGATACCCACAGGGGACTAATCAGAAGTGCAGTTTATGCCCGGATTGAAGGCCAGGCAGTTACCGGCGGCACGAAAGGGTTTCAGGTCCCCTCGCACCCCCCGCGCGGCCATGCGGAAGGCGGCCGGAAGCCGCCACGTGTGGTCGAAGTCGGTCAAGCGGCAGGTGCTGAAAGGGGGGGGTTCTGATGTCTACGAAAGATCTATGTATGCTCTGGGCGTAATAATCTTCAGGGAGAAAGGAAGATCCCGAACGGAGAGAAGATCCCGATCGCCAGTTACGAGATAATCCGCTCCGGAAGCAAGGCAGCATTCGAGCAACATATCGTCCGCCGGATCTCTGCATACCTGGATCCGCTTCTTCGGATGGACCAACCTGGCGACCGCCACGACCGCGGCCATACCGGATATAAGGGCTGTGAACTGCTGGTCGGTGATTTTCCCCTCCGAGTGGAGGAGAGAGGGAACGTCGCGGTACTCTATCAATAGTTTCGGGGAAACACAGATTTCGGCTTCTTCGAACGCCTTCCGAACCGCCGCCCTTGGGGTGCCGCCGAAAGCGAAGGAGGACACCAGAACGCCGGTGTCGACGACGATCCTACTTTTTCGATCCGTGGATCTTTCTCCGAATGGTTTTCACCGCCTTCTCGACGTCCTTTTTCGTCAGCTTCGTCTTCTTGAACGCCTCGCCGGCAATCTTCAAGGCGGCTTCCAACCGTTCCTCAGGGGACAGGACGGAGAGGATGTAATCCTCCGGAGCGATCTTTTTCGCCGTCGTCTTCACTCGAGCACCTCAAACCGTTTCATATCCTCTACTCCCCGATTGTACAAGTTTTTCGGGGTGATTGCCACTCCCCATCCCCCCTGCAATTAAAGGAAGGTCCATTTGAACGAACTCATTCGTCTCACACCCCCGGGGCGGCCCGGCAGAAGGCGGCCAGGAGCCGCCAGGTGTGGTCGAAGTCGGAGAGGAGGCAGGTGCCAAACCCGATCTCGTCCATGTGCGCGTCGAGCATCAGCTTGAAGTTGGAAGATTCCCGCCGCACGGCGATCAGGTTGCCGAGCGTGTCCACCAGCACCTCGTTGACGAAGGGCTTGACGATTTCGGCGATCGCCTCCCGGACGGGCCCCTCGAACCCTGCGACGCCCGGGAGGTTGCACAGCCGTTCCAGCAGGTCATGGGAGTCGGTTATCGGCGTCGGCCCTGGAGGATCCATGATGGGCGAACATCGCTTAGTATGTCAGGCCGGAATAGCGATGTAAAACCCGCGGGCTTTCATACCTCGAAACGAATATCGGCGTCGTCCCTTTCCA
It encodes:
- a CDS encoding AmmeMemoRadiSam system radical SAM enzyme codes for the protein MRKESYLYTRLAGGTVECGTCRRRCVIPESGWGWCRTRVNEGGRLYSEIYGEVSSVSINPIEKKPVFHFHPGSRWLSLGSVGCNFRCPGCQNWEIAHWSEGPPGTEYVAPEEAVSKARSAGCLGISWTFNEPTVWFEYTFDSARLAKSGGLRTNYVTNGFMTEEALGMIAPFLDVYRVDIKGFSENTYERMGHIGKFRGILETARKAKECGMHVEVVTNITPGVNDDKAELRAIASWIRNTLGPGTPWHVTRFHPNHELRNLPPTPISLLEKARVMGKDEGLWYVYLGNVPGHPGENTCCHACGELLIERHIFEIKTCKIRGNRCPECGTAIPGEFSRNRLARTL
- a CDS encoding putative toxin-antitoxin system toxin component, PIN family, translating into MSSFAFGGTPRAAVRKAFEEAEICVSPKLLIEYRDVPSLLHSEGKITDQQFTALISGMAAVVAVARLVHPKKRIQVCRDPADDMLLECCLASGADYLVTGDRDLLSVRDLPFSLKIITPRAYIDLS